Proteins co-encoded in one Gossypium arboreum isolate Shixiya-1 chromosome 11, ASM2569848v2, whole genome shotgun sequence genomic window:
- the LOC108473492 gene encoding uncharacterized protein LOC108473492 isoform X2 — protein sequence MSQKVCAKAESGTCNVCFAPCSSCMHLSIAQMGSKSDEFPDETDHVAVRSQYSINEDKTGDSLYHRPSEASNLLSVNSSHDSYSESIESKATARPSDVANVMVDAGIDRTFSNKSDGSKGVESHVDSISCPGRASDANIAFSYSNKDLDSKNSSRSATSVCSLGSGKAPTSEKLELSEPASVKEGSSSPRIQTPYSHSGSSKSAVGGSSEISPKIHPKLEADIDDNGRDPLDETGKNLKEDEIDELNEFVKLPDKQESPSQTASVDESYESDASEHDVKVCDICGDAGREDLLAICSKCTDGAEHTYCMREMLQKVPEGDWLCEECKLGEETESQKQGLDAEGKKAIKLSSSTRSLGKRHAENLEGASAPKRQAIQTNMGSPKSLSPSRLSAFSREGSFKNLDKGKVRPSPQISLGNHSGNGMPEAVRTPTSGPRLQTSKGSLLKCSSFNTLNSKPKLKLVDEVVIQKRKGTREHASFDSKEEPARIMGKSMSFKSGNSGRLNSGESKVKTLSSKYPHVQDLKGLKQVKEQISSERKIFSKLNHSSSNVSTPKVDQKLTPRADAISHSSAINHRETKVVPSEGRPNTLSRSTSNLARKGVDNAVSSAVSSTNGRNSSEQKVNPVSLKEEPSSSSSRASERQPSNNNGVVSDGLSQSVDSINQSEKSRESSVSRSSKRVPCLTCKGMGHTAEYCSVCQASGADQSAPRTSREEINKGNKLKAAIEAAMRLKPGICERTSQDPSSVCDKAKNVISVESTDEGKANICNQASTANIKLLNSHSTDAVSVVSSVGNLSVGDNYVPPLATVSAVPKLSAIPEHEYVWQGAFDVNKLGKPPELCGGIQAHISTLASPKVLEVVNSFPHKVSLYEVPRLSTWPAQFHDSSPKEDNIALYFFAKDLESYQNNYKVLLDTMVKNDLALKGNFEGVELLIFPSNHLPEHCQRWNNLLFLWGVFKARKANCSNSSKSVCNPDASMVCLEKQRSSDIAQLVDNESVACDSFGNVVPVTTSVEKTCISTDRVGDTKVASFEQTFGGIKEKLEEQDVKVDTKFLSRIATSSTHVQPKMKCTTTLEESKFPDSQSDTELKPCFLVTETNNGSFKVEKEEMHIEEAKPSLNNCPTGKQEAVVEEKIGGDPVKIRDSKDDVCADGKTSIRDLNSLQLNHPKTPFLDLTKPVPEVSTDTSQKLPWAEVKRVSVDRGCDNKKLKTGFSGICQYTSARDQVPFRDDGLASDRRYPGSGSLVEEKRCDIACEEKIIPEDMGSSERFFFPVESRGPGEFRLGDNSKPWKELSLKDEDRVHDTSPNLELALGAETRPPNKGILPFFVGAMEKNDNRNTPQDKVTKKQEEDDVSASLSLSLSFPFPEMEQNVKPVPKPEQQLPERHPVNTSLLLFRGFPEK from the exons ATGAGTCAAAAGGTTTGTGCAAAAGCAGAATCTGGAACCTGCAACGTGTGCTTTGCTCCTTGTTCATCTTGTATGCATCTTAGTATAGCTCAGATGGGATCAAAGAGTGATGAGTTTCCTGATGAAACTGATCATGTTGCTGTTAGAAGTCAGTATTCTATCAATGAGGATAAAACAGGTGACAGCTTATACCACAGGCCCAGTGAAGCAAGTAATTTACTGAGTGTCAATTCAAGTCATGATTCTTACTCTGAAAGTATAGAAAGTAAAGCAACTGCAAGACCATCTGATGTAGCTAATGTGATGGTAGATGCTGGGATTGATAGAACCTTCTCAAACAAGTCTGATGGTTCCAAAGGTGTTGAAAGCCATGTTGATAGTATTTCATGTCCTGGAAGAGCCAGTGATGCAAATATAGCTTTTAGTTATTCCAACAAGGATTTAGACAGTAAGAATTCATCACGTAGTGCAACATCAGTTTGTAGTTTAGGATCCGGAAAGGCGCCCACATCTGAGAAGCTAGAATTGTCAGAACCTGCTTCTGTAAAAGAAGGCAGTAGTTCGCCTAGAATCCAAACTCCATATTCACATTCTGGAAGCAGCAAGAGTGCTGTTGGAGGCAGTTCTGAGATTTCTCCCAAAATCCATCCGAAGTTAGAAGCAGATATTGACGACAATGGCAGGGACCCACTGGATGAAACTGGTAAAAATTTGAAGGAAGATGAGATAGATGAGTTGAATGAGTTTGTTAAGTTACCTGACAAGCAGGAGTCTCCTTCGCAGACAGCTTCTGTGGATGAGAGTTATGAATCTGATGCCTCAGAACATGAT GTTAAAGTATGCGATATCTGTGGGGATGCAGGACGAGAAGATTTGCTTGCTATATGTAGCAAGTGCACCGATGGTGCAGAGCACAC TTACTGTATGCGAGAAATGCTTCAAAAAGTTCCTGAAGGTGATTGGCTCTGTGAAGAATGCAAGCTGGGTGAGGAAACTGAAAGCCAAAAGCAAG GTTTGGATGCTGAAGGGAAAAAGGCAATTAAACTTAGCTCTAGTACACGTAGCTTAGGTAAGAGACATGCTGAAAATCTAGAGGGTGCTTCGGCTCCAAAAAGGCAGGCTATTCAAACAAATATGGGATCACCAAAATCATTGAGCCCCAGCAGACTATCTGCTTTCTCTCGAGAGGGTTCATTTAAGAACTTAGACAAGGGTAAAGTAAGGCCATCTCCGCAAATTTCTCTTGGCAACCATTCTGGTAATGGTATGCCAGAAGCTGTACGCACTCCCACTTCTGGTCCACGGCTGCAAACATCTAAGG GGAGCTTATTGAAATGCAGTTCATTCAATACCTTAAATTCCAAACCCAAATTGAAGCTTGTAGATGAAGTTGTTATTCAGAAACGGAAAGGTACTAGAGAACATGCATCATTTGATAGCAAGGAGGAACCTGCTAGAATCATGGGCAAATCAATGTCATTTAAATCTGGGAACTCTGGACGGTTAAATTCTGGGGAATCAAAAGTTAAAACATTATCATCTAAATATCCTCATGTTCAAGATCTAAAGGGATTAAAGCAAGTTAAAGAGCAGATATCATCAGAAaggaaaattttctcaaaattaaaccACTCTAGTTCTAATGTCTCCACACCTAAGGTTGATCAGAAACTGACACCTCGTGCTGATGCAATTTCTCATTCATCTGCAATCAACCACCGAGAAACCAAGGTTGTTCCGTCTGAAGGAAGACCAAATACTTTATCAAGATCAACCAGCAATCTAGCTCGTAAAGGTGTAGACAATGCAGTTTCTTCTG CTGTTTCATCCACCAATGGGCGCAATTCTTCGGAACAGAAGGTAAACCCTGTAAGCCTGAAGGAGGAACCCTCATCAAGTTCTTCACGGGCATCTGAGAGGCAACCTAGTAACAATAATGGAGTCGTGTCAGATGGCCTATCTCAGTCAGTAGATTCAATAAATCAGAGTGAGAAATCAAGGGAGAGTAGTGTTAGTCGATCCTCTAAAAGAGTTCCATGTCTAACATGCAAAGGAATGGGTCATACAGCTGAATATTGCTCAGTCTGTCAGGCATCTGGTGCTGATCAGTCTGCTCCTAGAACTTCTAGAGAAGAGATAAATAAAGGCAATAAGTTGAAAGCTGCAATTGAGGCAGCTATGCGTCTGAAGCCTGGAATATGTGAAAGAACTTCTCAAGATCCATCATCTGTTTGTGATAAGGCAAAGAATGTGATTTCTGTTGAAAGTACAGATGAAGGGAAAGCAAATATTTGTAATCAGGCTTCCACTGCTAATATCAAGCTGCTTAATTCACACTCCACTGATGCTGTCTCTGTAGTTTCTTCTGTTGGCAATCTTTCAGTGGGAGATAACTATGTCCCTCCTCTAGCCACGGTATCTGCTGTCCCAAAGTTGTCAGCCATCCCAGAACATGAATATGTCTGGCA AGGGGCTTTTGATGTGAATAAACTTGGCAAACCTCCTGAGCTTTGTGGTGGAATTCAAGCCCATATCTCGACCCTTGCATCACCCAAAGTGCTTGAGGTTGTCAATTCTTTTCCCCACAAAGTTTCCTTGTACGAAGTACCTCGCTTGAGCACATGGCCAGCACAGTTTCATGATAGTAGTCCTAAGGAAGATAATATTGCTTTGTACTTCTTTGCCAAGGACCTTGAAAG TTATCAGAACAACTACAAGGTGCTTTTGGATACCATGGTCAAGAATGATCTTGCCCTCAAAGGAAATTTTGAAGGTGTTGAGCTTTTGATATTCCCATCCAACCACCTTCCTGAACATTGCCAGC GGTGGAATAACTTATTATTCCTCTGGGGTGTTTTCaaggcaagaaaggcaaactgtTCAAATTCCTCAAAGAGCGTGTGCAATCCTGATGCAAGTATGGTATGTTTGGAGAAACAGAGATCTAGTGATATTGCTCAGCTGGTAGATAATGAATCGGTCGCATGTGATAGTTTCGGCAATGTAGTTCCAGTAACCACTTCTGTTGAAAAGACATGTATCTCAACAGATAGAGTTGGTGATACTAAGGTTGCTTCTTTTGAGCAGACATTTGggggaataaaagaaaaattggaGGAGCAAGATGTCAAAGTTGACACCAAATTCTTGTCTAGAATTGCAACAAGCAGCACACATGTGCAGCCAAAAATGAAATGCACTACTACTCTG GAAGAGAGCAAATTTCCAGATTCTCAATCTGACACCGAGCTTAAACCTTGCTTTCTAGTTACTGAAACCAATAATGGTTCTTTCAAAGTTGAGAAAGAGGAAATGCATATCGAAGAAGCTAAACCATCTTTAAATAATTGCCCTACTGGAAAACAAGAGGCAGTTGTTGAGGAGAAGATAGGTGGAGATCCTGTTAAAATTAGGGATTCAAAGGATGATGTGTGTGCTGATGGAAAAACTTCAATTAGAGATCTTAACTCGTTGCAATTGAATCATCCCAAAACCCCATTCTTGGATCTTACAAAACCAGTTCCCGAAGTTTCTACTGATACAAGTCAAAAACTGCCGTGGGCTGAGGTGAAGAGAGTCTCTGTAGATAGAGGATGTGATAATAAAAAGCTGAAGACGGGTTTCAGTGGGATATGCCAGTATACCAGTGCTAGAGATCAAGTTCCTTTTAGAGATGATGGTTTAGCATCAGATAGACGTTATCCGGGTTCTGGCTCTTTGGTTGAAGAGAAGAGGTGTGACATTGCTTGTGAAGAAAAGATAATCCCCGAGGACATGGGAAGTAGTGAAAGGTTTTTCTTTCCTGTAGAATCACGTGGTCCAGGGGAATTTCGGTTAGGGGACAATTCCAAACCATGGAAGGAGCTTTCCTTAAAGGACGAGGACCGAGTTCATGACACCTCTCCTAATCTTGAACTTGCTTTGGGAGCTGAGACGAGACCACCAAACAAAGGAATCCTGCCTTTCTTTGTAGGAGCAATGGAAAAAAATGACAATCGGAACACACCTCAAGATAAGGTAACCAAAAAGCAAGAGGAAGACGATGTATCTGCCTCCCTTTCCCTTTCCCTTTCTTTCCCTTTTCCAGAGATGGAGCAGAATGTAAAACCTGTTCCTAAACCAGAGCAGCAGTTGCCTGAAAGACATCCTGTGAATACATCGCTGCTACTATTCCGGGGCTTCCCCGAAAAATAA
- the LOC108473492 gene encoding uncharacterized protein LOC108473492 isoform X3, with protein MSLLSYLTSRSLLRRQLLWMRVMNLMPQNMMLKYAISVGMQDEKICLLYVASAPMVQSTLSFTLFVLLVSYCMREMLQKVPEGDWLCEECKLGEETESQKQGLDAEGKKAIKLSSSTRSLGKRHAENLEGASAPKRQAIQTNMGSPKSLSPSRLSAFSREGSFKNLDKGKVRPSPQISLGNHSGNGMPEAVRTPTSGPRLQTSKGSLLKCSSFNTLNSKPKLKLVDEVVIQKRKGTREHASFDSKEEPARIMGKSMSFKSGNSGRLNSGESKVKTLSSKYPHVQDLKGLKQVKEQISSERKIFSKLNHSSSNVSTPKVDQKLTPRADAISHSSAINHRETKVVPSEGRPNTLSRSTSNLARKGVDNAVSSAVSSTNGRNSSEQKVNPVSLKEEPSSSSSRASERQPSNNNGVVSDGLSQSVDSINQSEKSRESSVSRSSKRVPCLTCKGMGHTAEYCSVCQASGADQSAPRTSREEINKGNKLKAAIEAAMRLKPGICERTSQDPSSVCDKAKNVISVESTDEGKANICNQASTANIKLLNSHSTDAVSVVSSVGNLSVGDNYVPPLATVSAVPKLSAIPEHEYVWQGAFDVNKLGKPPELCGGIQAHISTLASPKVLEVVNSFPHKVSLYEVPRLSTWPAQFHDSSPKEDNIALYFFAKDLESYQNNYKVLLDTMVKNDLALKGNFEGVELLIFPSNHLPEHCQRWNNLLFLWGVFKARKANCSNSSKSVCNPDASMVCLEKQRSSDIAQLVDNESVACDSFGNVVPVTTSVEKTCISTDRVGDTKVASFEQTFGGIKEKLEEQDVKVDTKFLSRIATSSTHVQPKMKCTTTLEESKFPDSQSDTELKPCFLVTETNNGSFKVEKEEMHIEEAKPSLNNCPTGKQEAVVEEKIGGDPVKIRDSKDDVCADGKTSIRDLNSLQLNHPKTPFLDLTKPVPEVSTDTSQKLPWAEVKRVSVDRGCDNKKLKTGFSGICQYTSARDQVPFRDDGLASDRRYPGSGSLVEEKRCDIACEEKIIPEDMGSSERFFFPVESRGPGEFRLGDNSKPWKELSLKDEDRVHDTSPNLELALGAETRPPNKGILPFFVGAMEKNDNRNTPQDKVTKKQEEDDVSASLSLSLSFPFPEMEQNVKPVPKPEQQLPERHPVNTSLLLFRGFPEK; from the exons ATGAGTTTGTTAAGTTACCTGACAAGCAGGAGTCTCCTTCGCAGACAGCTTCTGTGGATGAGAGTTATGAATCTGATGCCTCAGAACATGAT GTTAAAGTATGCGATATCTGTGGGGATGCAGGACGAGAAGATTTGCTTGCTATATGTAGCAAGTGCACCGATGGTGCAGAGCACAC TGAGTTTTACGTTATTCGTGCTATTGGTCAGTTACTGTATGCGAGAAATGCTTCAAAAAGTTCCTGAAGGTGATTGGCTCTGTGAAGAATGCAAGCTGGGTGAGGAAACTGAAAGCCAAAAGCAAG GTTTGGATGCTGAAGGGAAAAAGGCAATTAAACTTAGCTCTAGTACACGTAGCTTAGGTAAGAGACATGCTGAAAATCTAGAGGGTGCTTCGGCTCCAAAAAGGCAGGCTATTCAAACAAATATGGGATCACCAAAATCATTGAGCCCCAGCAGACTATCTGCTTTCTCTCGAGAGGGTTCATTTAAGAACTTAGACAAGGGTAAAGTAAGGCCATCTCCGCAAATTTCTCTTGGCAACCATTCTGGTAATGGTATGCCAGAAGCTGTACGCACTCCCACTTCTGGTCCACGGCTGCAAACATCTAAGG GGAGCTTATTGAAATGCAGTTCATTCAATACCTTAAATTCCAAACCCAAATTGAAGCTTGTAGATGAAGTTGTTATTCAGAAACGGAAAGGTACTAGAGAACATGCATCATTTGATAGCAAGGAGGAACCTGCTAGAATCATGGGCAAATCAATGTCATTTAAATCTGGGAACTCTGGACGGTTAAATTCTGGGGAATCAAAAGTTAAAACATTATCATCTAAATATCCTCATGTTCAAGATCTAAAGGGATTAAAGCAAGTTAAAGAGCAGATATCATCAGAAaggaaaattttctcaaaattaaaccACTCTAGTTCTAATGTCTCCACACCTAAGGTTGATCAGAAACTGACACCTCGTGCTGATGCAATTTCTCATTCATCTGCAATCAACCACCGAGAAACCAAGGTTGTTCCGTCTGAAGGAAGACCAAATACTTTATCAAGATCAACCAGCAATCTAGCTCGTAAAGGTGTAGACAATGCAGTTTCTTCTG CTGTTTCATCCACCAATGGGCGCAATTCTTCGGAACAGAAGGTAAACCCTGTAAGCCTGAAGGAGGAACCCTCATCAAGTTCTTCACGGGCATCTGAGAGGCAACCTAGTAACAATAATGGAGTCGTGTCAGATGGCCTATCTCAGTCAGTAGATTCAATAAATCAGAGTGAGAAATCAAGGGAGAGTAGTGTTAGTCGATCCTCTAAAAGAGTTCCATGTCTAACATGCAAAGGAATGGGTCATACAGCTGAATATTGCTCAGTCTGTCAGGCATCTGGTGCTGATCAGTCTGCTCCTAGAACTTCTAGAGAAGAGATAAATAAAGGCAATAAGTTGAAAGCTGCAATTGAGGCAGCTATGCGTCTGAAGCCTGGAATATGTGAAAGAACTTCTCAAGATCCATCATCTGTTTGTGATAAGGCAAAGAATGTGATTTCTGTTGAAAGTACAGATGAAGGGAAAGCAAATATTTGTAATCAGGCTTCCACTGCTAATATCAAGCTGCTTAATTCACACTCCACTGATGCTGTCTCTGTAGTTTCTTCTGTTGGCAATCTTTCAGTGGGAGATAACTATGTCCCTCCTCTAGCCACGGTATCTGCTGTCCCAAAGTTGTCAGCCATCCCAGAACATGAATATGTCTGGCA AGGGGCTTTTGATGTGAATAAACTTGGCAAACCTCCTGAGCTTTGTGGTGGAATTCAAGCCCATATCTCGACCCTTGCATCACCCAAAGTGCTTGAGGTTGTCAATTCTTTTCCCCACAAAGTTTCCTTGTACGAAGTACCTCGCTTGAGCACATGGCCAGCACAGTTTCATGATAGTAGTCCTAAGGAAGATAATATTGCTTTGTACTTCTTTGCCAAGGACCTTGAAAG TTATCAGAACAACTACAAGGTGCTTTTGGATACCATGGTCAAGAATGATCTTGCCCTCAAAGGAAATTTTGAAGGTGTTGAGCTTTTGATATTCCCATCCAACCACCTTCCTGAACATTGCCAGC GGTGGAATAACTTATTATTCCTCTGGGGTGTTTTCaaggcaagaaaggcaaactgtTCAAATTCCTCAAAGAGCGTGTGCAATCCTGATGCAAGTATGGTATGTTTGGAGAAACAGAGATCTAGTGATATTGCTCAGCTGGTAGATAATGAATCGGTCGCATGTGATAGTTTCGGCAATGTAGTTCCAGTAACCACTTCTGTTGAAAAGACATGTATCTCAACAGATAGAGTTGGTGATACTAAGGTTGCTTCTTTTGAGCAGACATTTGggggaataaaagaaaaattggaGGAGCAAGATGTCAAAGTTGACACCAAATTCTTGTCTAGAATTGCAACAAGCAGCACACATGTGCAGCCAAAAATGAAATGCACTACTACTCTG GAAGAGAGCAAATTTCCAGATTCTCAATCTGACACCGAGCTTAAACCTTGCTTTCTAGTTACTGAAACCAATAATGGTTCTTTCAAAGTTGAGAAAGAGGAAATGCATATCGAAGAAGCTAAACCATCTTTAAATAATTGCCCTACTGGAAAACAAGAGGCAGTTGTTGAGGAGAAGATAGGTGGAGATCCTGTTAAAATTAGGGATTCAAAGGATGATGTGTGTGCTGATGGAAAAACTTCAATTAGAGATCTTAACTCGTTGCAATTGAATCATCCCAAAACCCCATTCTTGGATCTTACAAAACCAGTTCCCGAAGTTTCTACTGATACAAGTCAAAAACTGCCGTGGGCTGAGGTGAAGAGAGTCTCTGTAGATAGAGGATGTGATAATAAAAAGCTGAAGACGGGTTTCAGTGGGATATGCCAGTATACCAGTGCTAGAGATCAAGTTCCTTTTAGAGATGATGGTTTAGCATCAGATAGACGTTATCCGGGTTCTGGCTCTTTGGTTGAAGAGAAGAGGTGTGACATTGCTTGTGAAGAAAAGATAATCCCCGAGGACATGGGAAGTAGTGAAAGGTTTTTCTTTCCTGTAGAATCACGTGGTCCAGGGGAATTTCGGTTAGGGGACAATTCCAAACCATGGAAGGAGCTTTCCTTAAAGGACGAGGACCGAGTTCATGACACCTCTCCTAATCTTGAACTTGCTTTGGGAGCTGAGACGAGACCACCAAACAAAGGAATCCTGCCTTTCTTTGTAGGAGCAATGGAAAAAAATGACAATCGGAACACACCTCAAGATAAGGTAACCAAAAAGCAAGAGGAAGACGATGTATCTGCCTCCCTTTCCCTTTCCCTTTCTTTCCCTTTTCCAGAGATGGAGCAGAATGTAAAACCTGTTCCTAAACCAGAGCAGCAGTTGCCTGAAAGACATCCTGTGAATACATCGCTGCTACTATTCCGGGGCTTCCCCGAAAAATAA